In Octopus bimaculoides isolate UCB-OBI-ISO-001 chromosome 27, ASM119413v2, whole genome shotgun sequence, one DNA window encodes the following:
- the LOC106880056 gene encoding transmembrane protein 69 yields the protein MLASSAGHAWKFMLPLLTTCRYHHCLVLPKPLSRIGKPSITDKCLVRIKTFFNPLSENFRKTSTSASNCSLLKCSSGPLSCQLSPAYTSSPVMSWKSLECRHASTDSTKNEDKFKIIMATSILKELRHAPTPALVLGISGLIPFVSFPVYMFMSDVYMPEMALAQATYGAVILSFLGGVRWGTAISYSSIIKPDWNNLGQAVVPSLAGWSAIQLSCPASTMILAGGFACLAYYDMAFTPYLPWFRALRLFLSGIAVLALCSDLLCYLILLSSADKAKRESQTC from the coding sequence ATGTTGGCGTCCAGCGCTGGTCATGCTTGGAAATTTATGCTTCCTTTGTTAACCACatgtcgttatcatcattgtttggTATTGCCTAAACCTTTGTCCAGAATTGGCAAGCCTTCCATCACTGACAAATGCCTGGTCAGAATTAAAACGTTTTTTAATCCACTgtcagaaaattttagaaaaacttcTACCTCTGCTTCCAACTGTAGTCTTTTAAAATGTTCCTCAGGACCGTTGTCTTGTCAGCTGTCTCCTGCGTATACGTCATCACCTGTTATGTCCTGGAAATCCCTTGAATGTCGACATGCATCCACTGATTCTacaaaaaatgaagacaaatttAAGATTATAATGGCAACATCTATATTAAAAGAACTCAGACATGCTCCTACACCTGCTCTAGTTCTCGGAATCTCAGGACTTATACCTTTTGTGTCGTTCCCCGTTTATATGTTTATGTCCGATGTTTACATGCCTGAAATGGCTTTAGCTCAAGCTACGTATGGTGCTGTGATTTTGTCATTTCTTGGAGGTGTCAGGTGGGGCACTGCTATTTCGTATAGCAGCATCATCAAACCAGACTGGAATAACTTAGGCCAGGCTGTGGTGCCTTCCCTGGCTGGTTGGTCAGCAATTCAGCTATCTTGCCCTGCTTCAACAATGATACTGGCTGGTGGCTTTGCTTGCCTTGCCTACTATGACATGGCTTTTACACCATATCTACCTTGGTTCAGAGCCTTGCGGTTGTTTCTCAGTGGCATCGCTGTGTTGGCACTGTGCAGTGACCTACTGTGTTACTTGATTCTGCTTTCAAGTGCTGACAAAGCAAAGCGAGAAAGCCAAACTTGCTAG